In a genomic window of Thalassotalea piscium:
- the cobT gene encoding nicotinate-nucleotide--dimethylbenzimidazole phosphoribosyltransferase, with product MINFTISPLDLSYLPELKNTVDNKTKPLGSLGQLESLAIQLGLIQSQPLQRVVDKISLHQPTILVFAGDHGIAKHGVSIAPSSVTRQMVLNFLAGGAAINCFCRINNITLKIIDAGIIEALTTDEIGACKTFFSQRIAAGTNDFTKEPAMTLTQVNQGLAYGASIALQEILQGCNLLMLGEMGIANTSSASAIMALLLDTPSEICVGQGTGITSDQLLLKQQLVKQAITRVTNKHAKEHVLPITKLSPQQVMAEVGGFEIVQMVGAILASAQAQTPVLIDGFIVSVAALIAVSMHTHTKDYLIFSHQSDEQAHQLILAQLDAKPLLNLALRLGEGTGAALALPLLTAAVSFYNDMASFESAGVTV from the coding sequence ATGATAAATTTTACTATTTCACCACTTGACCTTAGCTACTTACCTGAACTAAAAAATACTGTTGATAATAAAACCAAACCGTTGGGTTCATTAGGACAATTAGAAAGCTTAGCGATACAACTTGGTTTAATTCAAAGTCAGCCTTTACAAAGGGTAGTTGATAAAATTTCACTTCATCAACCTACCATACTGGTGTTTGCTGGCGATCATGGTATTGCAAAACATGGTGTTAGTATTGCGCCTAGCTCAGTAACACGGCAGATGGTATTAAATTTTCTTGCAGGTGGTGCAGCAATAAATTGTTTTTGTCGAATTAATAATATTACATTAAAAATTATTGATGCAGGTATTATTGAAGCGCTCACCACTGATGAAATAGGTGCATGTAAAACATTTTTTTCACAACGTATAGCTGCAGGCACTAATGATTTTACAAAAGAGCCAGCCATGACACTTACACAGGTCAACCAAGGCTTAGCCTATGGTGCCTCAATCGCATTGCAAGAAATATTACAAGGGTGCAATCTCTTAATGCTAGGCGAAATGGGGATAGCCAACACTAGTTCAGCATCTGCTATTATGGCTTTGTTGTTAGATACTCCGTCTGAAATTTGTGTCGGACAAGGCACAGGTATTACCTCTGACCAACTATTGCTTAAGCAACAATTGGTCAAGCAAGCGATAACACGAGTCACTAATAAACATGCGAAAGAGCATGTGTTACCCATTACTAAATTGTCGCCACAGCAAGTTATGGCTGAAGTGGGTGGATTCGAAATAGTACAAATGGTTGGGGCTATTTTAGCAAGCGCACAAGCGCAAACACCGGTATTAATTGATGGCTTTATTGTTAGTGTGGCGGCATTAATTGCAGTAAGTATGCACACTCATACCAAAGATTATTTAATATTTTCCCATCAGTCTGATGAACAAGCCCATCAATTAATATTAGCTCAATTAGACGCCAAACCTTTACTTAATTTAGCGCTGAGATTAGGTGAAGGAACGGGCGCAGCACTAGCATTGCCTTTGCTAACTGCAGCAGTGAGTTTTTATAATGATATGGCAAGCTTTGAAAGTGCAGGGGTGACGGTGTGA
- a CDS encoding FecCD family ABC transporter permease: MKTKLSTLSVSLLLAIMVTLTIVLAMGFGTAEVGFKALGYCLIGECEKSIYSTILIDIRFPRVLMGFLAGFALAAAGALMQNVTRNPLADPYLFGIVAGAGLGATLSGYLPQEYQIFTLPLAAFIGAMLSVGIVMIVLMQSNWRKIEHLLLAGVAVSFLLSAITSFILYFGEAFASNRVIFWLMGSLSRADYSALQWAFPVIAVCLTVALIFSRQLDALLLSDESAKTLGVNVDRLRLLSLVLCAAMTAVIVSYCGGIGFVGLMIPHIVRPFIGLTTAKLLIGAGIVGGCFLIWIDVFARTIVPGQEIPIGVITSVIGSVFFLMLMRKM; the protein is encoded by the coding sequence ATGAAAACTAAGCTTTCAACACTGTCAGTAAGTCTATTATTGGCAATTATGGTAACGCTTACAATAGTGCTAGCTATGGGGTTTGGTACGGCTGAAGTTGGATTTAAAGCGCTAGGTTATTGCTTAATTGGTGAATGTGAAAAATCAATTTATAGCACTATTTTAATTGATATCCGATTTCCTCGCGTGCTTATGGGGTTTTTAGCTGGTTTTGCACTTGCAGCAGCGGGGGCATTAATGCAAAACGTAACTCGCAACCCGTTGGCTGACCCTTATTTATTTGGCATTGTTGCTGGCGCAGGTTTAGGGGCAACACTTTCAGGGTATTTACCACAAGAATATCAAATATTTACTTTACCTTTGGCTGCTTTTATTGGGGCAATGCTCTCAGTAGGTATCGTTATGATTGTTTTAATGCAAAGCAATTGGCGCAAAATAGAACACTTATTGTTAGCAGGCGTTGCCGTCTCTTTTTTACTGAGTGCTATTACTAGCTTTATTCTTTATTTTGGCGAGGCGTTTGCGAGTAATCGCGTAATTTTTTGGTTAATGGGAAGCTTATCACGTGCCGACTATAGTGCGCTGCAATGGGCTTTCCCCGTAATTGCGGTGTGTTTAACTGTGGCGTTGATATTTTCTCGGCAGTTAGACGCATTATTACTGAGTGACGAAAGCGCTAAAACCCTAGGGGTTAATGTTGACAGGTTAAGATTACTTAGCTTAGTGCTTTGTGCAGCAATGACCGCTGTTATTGTTTCATACTGTGGGGGTATTGGTTTTGTTGGCTTAATGATCCCTCATATTGTACGCCCTTTTATTGGGTTAACCACCGCTAAACTGCTCATTGGGGCAGGCATAGTTGGAGGCTGTTTTTTAATTTGGATCGACGTATTTGCACGCACCATTGTACCTGGCCAAGAAATTCCAATTGGTGTGATAACCTCGGTTATTGGTAGTGTGTTTTTTCTGATGTTGATGAGAAAAATGTAA
- a CDS encoding ABC transporter ATP-binding protein → MSVVLEANNLSWQVGNKVIVEQISFSLKKGETLGIVGPNGAGKTSLLKCLYREYIVEKGEVRLQGKNICEVSRNYIAQKIAVVGQHHDSIFDLTVFDVVHMGLLPHKGLFDRDNSEDLKLIEHALQKVDLHTKAEQVFKTLSGGEQQRCLIARAIVQRSDILIMDEPTNHLDVFYQHQILSLVKKLKLSLVITVHDLNLAAQYCDRLLLMSDGKLKAINTPEKVLTSECLQQVFKLNCVVDTNPFTQAPRITFAGLHHDTEHPHLVTLAGGLNEN, encoded by the coding sequence ATGTCTGTAGTGCTAGAAGCAAATAACTTATCGTGGCAAGTTGGTAATAAAGTTATTGTTGAACAAATCAGCTTTTCACTAAAAAAAGGTGAAACGCTAGGTATTGTTGGTCCTAATGGCGCAGGAAAAACCTCACTATTAAAATGTTTATATCGTGAATATATAGTTGAAAAAGGGGAGGTTCGTTTACAGGGTAAAAATATTTGTGAAGTGAGCCGTAATTATATTGCGCAAAAAATTGCGGTTGTCGGTCAGCATCATGATTCTATTTTTGATCTCACCGTTTTTGACGTTGTTCACATGGGCTTACTACCACACAAAGGCTTGTTCGATCGTGATAACAGCGAAGATCTAAAGCTCATTGAGCATGCTTTACAAAAAGTAGATTTACACACTAAAGCTGAACAAGTATTTAAAACGTTGTCAGGGGGCGAACAGCAACGCTGTTTAATTGCTCGAGCCATTGTGCAGCGCTCAGACATATTAATAATGGACGAGCCAACCAATCATCTTGATGTGTTTTATCAACACCAAATTTTATCGCTGGTTAAAAAATTAAAACTTTCATTGGTGATCACTGTGCACGACCTTAACTTAGCTGCGCAATATTGTGACAGACTATTGCTGATGTCTGATGGTAAGTTAAAGGCCATTAACACCCCTGAAAAGGTATTAACTAGCGAGTGTTTGCAGCAAGTCTTTAAATTGAACTGTGTTGTTGACACTAACCCATTTACACAAGCGCCACGCATTACTTTTGCGGGCTTACATCATGATACTGAACATCCTCATTTAGTTACATTAGCAGGTGGACTAAATGAAAACTAA
- the fliB gene encoding flagellin lysine-N-methylase has translation MATSQLYNIMTPNFSSEFKCVGAECTDTCCRSWEINVDKKAFKNLKKNENVIIRQLANEHLSLARESTNTWGKIKLKDDGYCPFLDTTGWCEVHKQIGHQALPKTCQNYPKSYLVFGEQVEASISISCPSAAEAVLLNPSAFTFKRHEDTLQSLNHIVLGGYTSDTLPAWMPILRDFCFSVVLFEQISLEHRLFAMGMALKQGEKHIDNPQRLQEFLATAEEMTADGSFSKMFEDLSVNERFKWVMFANQHHKLDVEEKLHQKSAELPSASESQSRFDQVRTPIFELIKERKEIQPKAKEVELFLEIFNSGQEKVDAFLADKEHILINYILYYLFHNQFMHNQDKTPFQFFKIMSVDLFMQRAYLAGIAEKEGELTQEKLIQLFQTYARKRQHNAHFVQNMEIQLQHSNTDGPGDIFSLLKLN, from the coding sequence ATGGCAACATCACAGCTTTACAATATAATGACCCCAAATTTTTCGAGCGAGTTCAAATGTGTTGGTGCTGAATGCACAGATACTTGTTGTCGCAGCTGGGAAATTAACGTTGATAAAAAAGCATTTAAAAACCTGAAAAAAAATGAAAACGTTATTATTCGTCAATTAGCGAATGAGCATTTGTCACTTGCTCGTGAATCGACTAACACTTGGGGTAAAATCAAATTAAAAGATGACGGCTATTGCCCATTTTTAGATACAACTGGGTGGTGTGAAGTACATAAACAAATTGGTCATCAAGCGTTACCAAAAACGTGTCAAAATTATCCAAAGTCTTATTTAGTCTTTGGTGAACAAGTAGAAGCAAGTATTAGTATATCTTGCCCTAGTGCAGCAGAGGCTGTTTTACTAAACCCTTCTGCATTTACCTTTAAGAGGCACGAAGATACATTACAAAGTCTTAATCATATTGTGTTAGGTGGTTACACTAGCGACACACTCCCTGCTTGGATGCCAATACTAAGAGATTTTTGTTTTTCGGTAGTATTATTTGAACAAATATCATTAGAGCATCGCCTATTTGCAATGGGCATGGCACTAAAACAAGGTGAAAAACACATTGACAATCCGCAACGGTTACAAGAGTTTTTAGCAACAGCTGAAGAAATGACCGCTGATGGCTCTTTCAGTAAAATGTTTGAAGACCTTTCAGTCAATGAGCGTTTTAAGTGGGTAATGTTTGCCAATCAACATCATAAATTAGATGTAGAGGAAAAATTACATCAGAAATCTGCAGAGCTACCCAGCGCCTCTGAAAGCCAAAGCAGGTTTGACCAAGTAAGAACACCTATTTTTGAACTGATTAAAGAACGTAAGGAAATTCAACCTAAAGCTAAAGAAGTCGAACTTTTTTTAGAAATATTTAATTCAGGACAAGAAAAAGTAGATGCTTTTTTAGCAGATAAAGAGCATATTTTAATCAATTATATTTTATATTACTTATTTCATAACCAATTTATGCATAACCAAGACAAAACCCCATTTCAGTTTTTTAAAATTATGAGTGTAGATTTGTTTATGCAGCGCGCCTATCTTGCTGGTATCGCTGAAAAAGAAGGTGAACTAACTCAGGAAAAACTCATTCAGTTATTTCAAACATATGCACGTAAACGCCAGCATAACGCTCACTTTGTTCAAAACATGGAAATCCAATTACAACACTCAAATACTGATGGTCCAGGCGATATATTTAGTTTGCTTAAATTAAACTAA